One Myripristis murdjan chromosome 17, fMyrMur1.1, whole genome shotgun sequence DNA segment encodes these proteins:
- the LOC115375602 gene encoding tubulin beta-2A chain isoform X2 codes for MREIVHIQAGQCGNQIGAKFWEVISDEHGIDPTGSYQGDSDLQLERINVYYNEASGNKFVPRAILVDLEPGTMDSVRSGPFGQLFRPDNFVFGQSGAGNNWAKGHYTEGAELVDSVLDVVRKESENCDCLQGFQLTHSLGGGTGSGMGTLLISKIREEYPDRIMNTFSVMPSPKVSDTVVEPYNATLSVHQLVENTDETFSIDNEALYDICFRTLKLTTPTYGDLNHLVSATMSGVTTCLRFPGQLNADLRKLAVNMVPFPRLHFFMPGFAPLTSRGSQQYRALSVPELTQQMFDAKNMMAACDPRHGRYLTVAAIFRGRMSMKEVDEQMLSVQNKNSSYFVEWIPNNVKTAVCDIPPRGLKMSATFIGNSTAIQELFRRISEQFTAMFRRKAFLHWYTGEGMDEMEFTEAESNMNDLVSEYQQYQDATADEMGEYEEDEIEDEEEVRHDVRH; via the exons ATGAGGGAAATCGTCCACATCCAGGCCGGACAGTGTGGAAACCAGATTGGGGCGAAG TTCTGGGAGGTGATAAGTGACGAACATGGCATCGATCCCACTGGTAGTTACCAAGGTGACAGTGACCTGCAGCTGGAGAGGATAAATGTTTACTACAATGAGGCATCAG GTAACAAATTTGTTCCCCGTGCCATTCTGGTGGACCTGGAGCCAGGTACCATGGATTCAGTTCGCTCTGGACCATTTGGACAGCTATTTAGACCCGACAACTTTGTCTTTG GTCAGAGTGGAGCAGGGAATAACTGGGCCAAAGGCCACTACACTGAGGGAGCTGAGCTGGTGGACTCAGTGCTGGATGTGGTGAGGAAGGAGTCTGAGAACTGCGACTGCCTCCAGGGCTTCCAGCTCACCCACTCACTGGGCGGAGGTACCGGCTCAGGCATGGGGACACTACTCATCAGCAAGATCCGCGAGGAGTACCCCGACCGCATCATGAACACCTTCAGTGTCATGCCTTCCCCCAAGGTGTCTGACACTGTAGTGGAGCCCTACAACGCCACTCTCTCTGTTCACCAGTTAGTGGAAAACACAGACGAGACCTTTAGCATTGATAACGAGGCCCTCTACGATATCTGCTTCCGCACCCTGAAGCTGACCACACCCACCTATGGAGACCTCAACCACCTGGTGTCTGCCACCATGAGCGGGGTGACCACCTGCCTCCGATTCCCCGGCCAGCTTAACGCTGACCTCCGTAAATTGGCTGTCAATATGGTGCCCTTCCCCCGCTTGCACTTCTTCATGCCGGGTTTTGCACCCCTCACCAGCAGGGGCAGTCAGCAGTATCGTGCCCTCTCCGTGCCAGAGCTAACGCAGCAAATGTTCGATGCCAAGAACATGATGGCGGCCTGTGACCCTCGTCATGGACGGTACCTTACTGTGGCGGCCATCTTCCGTGGCCGCATGTCAATGAAGGAGGTGGATGAGCAGATGTTGAGTGTGCAGAACAAGAACAGCAGCTACTTCGTGGAATGGATTCCCAACAACGTCAAGACAGCTGTTTGCGACATCCCACCCCGTGGCCTCAAGATGTCCGCCACCTTCATTGGCAACAGCACAGCCATCCAGGAGCTGTTCAGGAGGATCTCTGAGCAGTTCACCGCCATGTTCCGCCGCAAGGCCTTCCTTCACTGGTACACCGGAGAGGGAATGGATGAGATGGAATTCACTGAGGCTGAGAGCAACATGAACGACCTGGTGTCTGAGTATCAGCAGTATCAGGACGCCACCGCTGATGAGATGGGAGAATATGAAGAGGATGAAatagaggatgaggaagaggtcCGCCACGATGTCCGCCACTGA
- the LOC115374689 gene encoding solute carrier family 22 member 23-like, protein MSETAMAVVQLETEDHQPENGFVSPETTSPGVLTRIDGCVLPFLGGFGKYQKQLIALTWIPALFIGFSQYSDNFLLAQPNNTCVHPMANTTNLTRTHSSLFYGPNNTSTRPALIYGNGSYGTQNDSANMRCMCKEWTFELHTGLVQNVVTKWGLVCDSAWKVHIAKFSLLVGSIFGYLVFGVLADWFGRHPVLIISVLFMLVFGLTVAFSVNVPMFSTLRFFEGFCLAGITLSLYVLRIELCLPGWRFSMTMVASFVVLGGQLLMPGVAYLCRDWQVLQAVIICPLLLMLSYIWIFPESLRWLLATQQYCRSKWIMGHIAKKNKVNTELDADQVLIELQRALQKKPKKTCIVKMVRTRNLWKNIVVLCVNSLTGYGIHHCFARSMMDPQGQETTMFHNFYADYYTMAGIAVASCMALCPAVSLMGRRGGLLMFMIITALASLLQLGLLNLLGKYSVQLNIERSDTLHRNFSIAFSIIGMFSSHAVSNLSIFFCAEITPTVIRGGGLGLVLASAGFGMLTAPIMELHNQKGYFLHHVIFACCTLICIICILLLPETRYQPLPETLADGESYTRQPFLPPRKPGEQRLLLAQSESSRDYTRVHDTPLHEAAATAVSTMDSTASSAVDLTAPSVIDISVPTCMEVHPSKPEPKDPNGRSVSASSLTPITALDKECIILASKEHLLSSTPLHKAPCATDPLLSNAEDDAAPLEDSVKPSLDTTIPQMNDVAPSTTKESGTTPATESVPTSVLVCTTPVIEPPPSSTLERPPSPIDDINTITPILDSTTPPLPEATPAPLADAPAPPMHDSAPPSPTPSPVPVTDCNISIDPPPSICTDSDIPIQLEPPSVDESTSTPVIPIARDSPIPPVIDSAQPPELDSTSPGVNDAAPPPAISPTQVTVSPSPAPSPPNDSGHAPSVDPSTPPVIDTVDPPTPSSTILPVTDIVHTSTSESTILTVTDIVQPSLDSATSLVIDSEPNTITDSASLDCTVSSPIDSGVLPIRDSTSTENNTVNQVASS, encoded by the exons ATGAGCGAAACCGCGATGGCCGTGGTGCAGCTCGAAACGGAGGACCATCAACCGGAGAATGGCTTCGTGTCCCCCGAAACCACGTCGCCGGGTGTGCTGACACGCATCGACGGCTGTGTTTTGCCATTTCTCGGGGGATTTGGGAAGTACCAGAAACAGCTGATCGCCCTGACATGGATTCCGGCGTTATTTATTGGATTCAGCCAGTACTCTGATAATTTTCTCCTTGCCCAACCGAACAACACATGTGTTCACCCCATGGCAAACACGACTAATTTGACTCGAACTCATTCCTCTTTGTTTTATGGTCCAAATAATACCAGCACGCGTCCGGCTCTTATTTATGGCAATGGAAGTTACGGCACTCAAAATGACTCGGCCAACATGCGGTGTATGTGCAAGGAGTGGACGTTTGAGCTGCACACGGGACTTGTGCAGAATGTGGTTACCAAG TGGGGTCTGGTATGTGACTCAGCATGGAAGGTCCACATTGCAAAGTTCTCCCTTTTGGTGGGCTCCATCTTCGGATATCTGGTGTTTGGAGTCCTGGCTGACTG GTTTGGCCGCCATCCAGTGCTGATCATCTCAGTGCTGTTCATGCTGGTATTTGGTCTGACTGTGGCCTTCTCTGTCAACGTTCCCATGTTCAGCACCCTGCGCTTTTTTGAGGGCTTCTGCTTGGCAGGGatcaccctctctctctatgtccTCA GGATcgagctgtgtctgccaggaTGGCGTTTTTCCATGACCATGGTGGCCAGTTTCGTGGTGTTGGGTGGTCAGCTGCTGATGCCCGGGGTGGCATACCTGTGTCGTGACTGGCAGGTCCTCCAGGCTGTCATCATCTGCCCCCTGCTGCTAATGCTTTCCTACATCTG GATCTTCCCAGAGTCGCTGCGGTGGCTGCTGGCCACTCAGCAATACTGCCGCTCCAAGTGGATCATGGGACAcattgcaaagaaaaacaaggtgaaCACGGAACTGGATGCAGATCAGGTCCTCATAG AACTGCAGAGGGCTCTTcaaaaaaagcccaaaaagACGTGCATCGTGAAAATGGTCAGGACGCGGAACCTGTGGAAGAACATCGTCGTCCTCTGCGTCAACTC GCTAACAGGCTATGGGATCCACCATTGCTTCGCCCGCAGCATGATGGACCCTCAGGGCCAGGAAACCACCATGTTCCATAACTTTTATGCTGACTATTACACCATGGCGGGCATCGCTGTTGCGTCCTGCATGGCGCTGTGCCCTGCAGTGAGTTTGATGGGGCGGCGGGGTGGCCTTCTCATGTTCATGATCATCACTGCCCTGGCGTCACTGCTGCAGCTCGGCCTGCTCAACT TGCTGGGGAAGTACAGTGTCCAGCTGAATATAG AGCGCTCGGATACGCTGCATAGGAACTTCTCCATTGCATTCTCCATCATCGGCATGTTCTCCTCCCACGCAGTCAGCAACCTGAGCATCTTTTTCTGTGCTGAGATCACACCCACTGTCATCAG GGGTGGTGGTCTTGGTCTGGTCTTGGCCAGTGCTGGCTTCGGCATGCTGACTGCTCCCATCATGGAACTCCACAATCAGAAGGGCTACTTCCTTCACCATGTCATCTTTGCCTGCTGCACCCTCATTTGCATCATCTGCATTCTCCTGCTGCCCGAGACGCGCTATCAGCCCCTCCCTGAGACCCTAGCTGATGGCGAGAGCTACACCAGGCAACCCTTTCTTCCCCCAAGGAAGCCGGGAGAAcagcgcctcctgctggccCAATCCGAGAGCAGCAGGGATTACACCAGGGTGCATGACACTCCACTTCACGAGGCAGCTGCTACTGCAGTGTCCACCATGGACTCCACTGCCTCCTCAGCTGTTGATTTGACTGCTCCGTCAGTCATAGATATATCTGTCCCCACCTGCATGGAGGTTCACCCTAGCAAGCCCGAACCTAAAGACCCCAACGGTCGCTCAGTTTCAGCTTCATCCTTAACTCCCATCACAGCCCTGGATAAAGAGTGCATTATACTCGCCAGTAAAGAGCATCTACTCTCTTCCACCCCTTTACACAAAGCCCCATGTGCCACAGACCCACTTTTAAGCAACGCAGAGGACGACGCTGCACCACTCGAGGATTCAGTTAAGCCATCCTTGGATACTACTATTCCCCAAATGAATGATGTTGCTCCCTCAACTACGAAAGAGTCAGGCACTACCCCTGCCACTGAGTCTGTTCCTACCTCCGTACTGGTCTGCACCACTCCTGTCATTGAACCACCGCCTAGCTCCACGTTAGAAAGGCCCCCTTCTCCCATTGATGACATCAACACTATCACCCCAATTCTCGACTCAACTACCCCACCTTTACCAGAGGCTACTCCTGCCCCTTTAGCGGATGCCCCCGCTCCACCTATGCATGACAGCGCCCCTCCCTCTCCTACTCCCTCTCCTGTTCCTGTGACAGACTGCAACATTTCCATTGACCCACCGCCTTCCATTTGCACAGACTCTGACATTCCCATCCAGTTAGAGCCCCCATCAGTAGATGAATCTACATCTACACCTGTCATCCCCATAGCTAGAGACTCTCCCATACCTCCTGTCATAGACTCGGCCCAACCGCCAGAGTTAGACTCTACCTCTCCTGGTGTTAATGATGCTGCCCCTCCTCCTGCTATATCCCCTACCCAAGTGACTGTTTCCCCTTCACCCGCTCCCTCTCCACCAAATGACTCAGGTCATGCACCCTCAGTGGATCCTTCCACTCCCCCTGTCATAGATACTGTTGACCCCCCTACACCATCCTCTACCATTCTCCCTGTCACAGACATTGTTCACACCTCCACTTCAGAATCCACCATTCTGACTGTCACAGATATTGTTCAACCCTCACTGGATTCAGCCACCTCACTTGTCATAGACTCAGAACCAAACACCATTACAGACTCTGCCTCCTTGGACTGCACTGTCtcctcccccatagactccggCGTCCTTCCCATCAGGGACTCTaccagcacagaaaacaacactgtCAACCAAGTGGCATCGTCATGA
- the LOC115375602 gene encoding tubulin beta-2A chain isoform X1, which yields MREIVHIQAGQCGNQIGAKFWEVISDEHGIDPTGSYQGDSDLQLERINVYYNEASGSTGNKFVPRAILVDLEPGTMDSVRSGPFGQLFRPDNFVFGQSGAGNNWAKGHYTEGAELVDSVLDVVRKESENCDCLQGFQLTHSLGGGTGSGMGTLLISKIREEYPDRIMNTFSVMPSPKVSDTVVEPYNATLSVHQLVENTDETFSIDNEALYDICFRTLKLTTPTYGDLNHLVSATMSGVTTCLRFPGQLNADLRKLAVNMVPFPRLHFFMPGFAPLTSRGSQQYRALSVPELTQQMFDAKNMMAACDPRHGRYLTVAAIFRGRMSMKEVDEQMLSVQNKNSSYFVEWIPNNVKTAVCDIPPRGLKMSATFIGNSTAIQELFRRISEQFTAMFRRKAFLHWYTGEGMDEMEFTEAESNMNDLVSEYQQYQDATADEMGEYEEDEIEDEEEVRHDVRH from the exons ATGAGGGAAATCGTCCACATCCAGGCCGGACAGTGTGGAAACCAGATTGGGGCGAAG TTCTGGGAGGTGATAAGTGACGAACATGGCATCGATCCCACTGGTAGTTACCAAGGTGACAGTGACCTGCAGCTGGAGAGGATAAATGTTTACTACAATGAGGCATCAG GGAGCACAG GTAACAAATTTGTTCCCCGTGCCATTCTGGTGGACCTGGAGCCAGGTACCATGGATTCAGTTCGCTCTGGACCATTTGGACAGCTATTTAGACCCGACAACTTTGTCTTTG GTCAGAGTGGAGCAGGGAATAACTGGGCCAAAGGCCACTACACTGAGGGAGCTGAGCTGGTGGACTCAGTGCTGGATGTGGTGAGGAAGGAGTCTGAGAACTGCGACTGCCTCCAGGGCTTCCAGCTCACCCACTCACTGGGCGGAGGTACCGGCTCAGGCATGGGGACACTACTCATCAGCAAGATCCGCGAGGAGTACCCCGACCGCATCATGAACACCTTCAGTGTCATGCCTTCCCCCAAGGTGTCTGACACTGTAGTGGAGCCCTACAACGCCACTCTCTCTGTTCACCAGTTAGTGGAAAACACAGACGAGACCTTTAGCATTGATAACGAGGCCCTCTACGATATCTGCTTCCGCACCCTGAAGCTGACCACACCCACCTATGGAGACCTCAACCACCTGGTGTCTGCCACCATGAGCGGGGTGACCACCTGCCTCCGATTCCCCGGCCAGCTTAACGCTGACCTCCGTAAATTGGCTGTCAATATGGTGCCCTTCCCCCGCTTGCACTTCTTCATGCCGGGTTTTGCACCCCTCACCAGCAGGGGCAGTCAGCAGTATCGTGCCCTCTCCGTGCCAGAGCTAACGCAGCAAATGTTCGATGCCAAGAACATGATGGCGGCCTGTGACCCTCGTCATGGACGGTACCTTACTGTGGCGGCCATCTTCCGTGGCCGCATGTCAATGAAGGAGGTGGATGAGCAGATGTTGAGTGTGCAGAACAAGAACAGCAGCTACTTCGTGGAATGGATTCCCAACAACGTCAAGACAGCTGTTTGCGACATCCCACCCCGTGGCCTCAAGATGTCCGCCACCTTCATTGGCAACAGCACAGCCATCCAGGAGCTGTTCAGGAGGATCTCTGAGCAGTTCACCGCCATGTTCCGCCGCAAGGCCTTCCTTCACTGGTACACCGGAGAGGGAATGGATGAGATGGAATTCACTGAGGCTGAGAGCAACATGAACGACCTGGTGTCTGAGTATCAGCAGTATCAGGACGCCACCGCTGATGAGATGGGAGAATATGAAGAGGATGAAatagaggatgaggaagaggtcCGCCACGATGTCCGCCACTGA